The following are encoded together in the uncultured Sphaerochaeta sp. genome:
- a CDS encoding phage protein Gp27 family protein, with the protein MPRRSKADLAGVIERIVQMYEVEKHSIKDIEKILQKEGLSISRESIRRTLKSSKSVASQYKKAAEEAKVLIDAVRDNPNTDVVELTTSLLTKQVFDFVQSIDDLDFDNPNELILAINRLSSAQVRISKQRLNFQNGYNEAKADILRQIKDELSLQPELLENLARLVSSMEAPK; encoded by the coding sequence ATGCCAAGAAGAAGCAAGGCAGACCTGGCCGGGGTGATAGAGCGTATCGTCCAGATGTATGAGGTCGAGAAACATTCAATCAAGGATATTGAGAAGATACTCCAGAAGGAAGGACTGTCAATCTCCAGGGAGTCCATCCGGCGTACCCTGAAGAGCAGCAAGAGTGTTGCAAGCCAATACAAGAAGGCAGCTGAGGAAGCAAAGGTCTTGATTGATGCGGTGAGGGACAACCCGAACACTGATGTCGTTGAGCTGACCACCTCACTTCTGACAAAGCAGGTCTTTGATTTTGTCCAGAGCATCGATGACCTTGATTTTGACAATCCCAATGAATTGATCCTTGCCATCAACCGGCTCTCCTCAGCCCAGGTTAGGATCAGCAAGCAGCGTCTCAACTTCCAGAATGGGTACAACGAGGCCAAGGCCGATATCCTGAGGCAGATCAAGGATGAGCTTTCACTCCAGCCGGAGTTGCTGGAGAATCTGGCAAGGCTCGTTTCATCCATGGAGGCACCCAAATGA